One Campylobacteraceae bacterium DNA window includes the following coding sequences:
- the rpoB gene encoding DNA-directed RNA polymerase subunit beta, with protein MLNSLKSGNRLRVDFAKNPQQIEIPNLLQLQQNSYDNFLMVGYEDRTLAGIEKVFKSIFPIHDAQSRLTLDYLGSEVGKPKYNVRESMVRGLTYSIPLKIIIRLTLWEIDENTGEKIGVKEIKEQKLFVREIPLMTDRTSFIVNGVERVVVNQLHRSPGVIFKEEESNTAGNKLIYTGQIIPDRGSWLYFEYDSKDILYVRINKRRKVPVTILFRALGYSKEDIIKLFYPIVNIKIQDNKFLTKFNPEDFTGRIEYDIKDEKGNVVIAAGKRLTARKSKALVEGGLDLVEYPLELLMERHNASTIFDPESGEVLYDALSPLDELKLKKLLDLGFTNFDIANDLAAGVDNSIINAFKADSESLKLLKITEGIEDENDLSAIRIYKVMRPGEPVTKEAAKDFLKKLFFDPERYDLTRVGRMKMNHKLGVNVPEYVTVLTYEDVIKTVQYLIKVKAGHGHIDDRDHLGNRRIRAIGELLANELHSGLIKMQKAIRDKMTTLSGTLEDIMPHDLVNSKMITSTITEFFTSGQLSQFMDQTNPLSEVTHKRRLSALGEGGLVKERAGFEVRDVHPTHYGRICPVETPEGQNIGLINTLATFAKVNPLGFIEAPYKKVIDGMVTNEITYFTASQEEGLFIAPGSTKVDDKGKILENLVEIRQDGEILLVEKSKVDLIDISSQMVMGVAASLIPFLEHDDANRALMGSNMMRQAVPLLRPNAPVVGTGLEKTVCRDAWEAIKADRPGIVEKADSKNIYVLGQDEDGAFIDRYEVHKNVRTNNNTSFGQRTSVKAGDKVEAGQVIADGPAMDRGELAVGVNAMVAFMPWNGYNYEDAIVLSQKLIKEDSFTSIHIYEKELECRELKHGNEEITRDLPGVKEESITHLDGSGIIKVGTYIRPGMIMVGKVSPKGEIKPTPEERLLRAIFGEKAGHVINKSLYASTSMEGTVVDVKVFTKKGYEKDERAVAEIEAEKAELDLRHHDKLLMLDREEILKINGLLAESLLSKDLELDEKEYKKGSKISLEALGNVNRFAMKKVVASFDGAVEKRYNTIKEHFIKQKTELREEHEEKLIVIEHDDILASGVIKLVKVYVATKRKIKVGDKMAGRHGNKGIVSNIVPEVDMPYLKDGTGVDIILNPLGVPSRMNIGQILEVHLGLVGKRLGAQIQEIFDAKKEEFIVDLRAKMTSIASIAKLMNGKKFMDALSDDELIDYGRDWCKGVRFASQVFDGVQQAEFDKLFELAKIDADGKTELFDGKTGDQMKERVNVGYMYMLKLHHLVDEKVHARSTGPYSLVTQQPVGGKALFGGQRFGEMEVWALEAYGATAVLKEMLTTKSDDVEGRTRAYRAIANGENVPPSGVPETFFVLTKELKALGLDVEIFKEVENNE; from the coding sequence ATGCTAAACTCTTTAAAATCTGGTAATAGACTTCGAGTTGATTTTGCTAAAAATCCGCAACAAATTGAGATACCTAACTTATTACAACTACAACAAAATTCTTACGACAATTTTCTTATGGTTGGTTATGAAGACAGAACCCTAGCAGGAATTGAAAAAGTATTTAAATCTATTTTTCCTATTCATGATGCACAAAGTAGACTTACTTTAGATTATTTAGGATCTGAAGTTGGAAAACCTAAGTACAATGTTAGAGAATCTATGGTTAGAGGTTTAACATATTCAATTCCTTTAAAAATCATTATCCGATTAACCCTATGGGAAATCGATGAAAATACTGGTGAAAAAATCGGTGTTAAAGAAATTAAAGAACAAAAATTATTTGTTCGTGAAATTCCTTTAATGACAGACAGAACTTCATTTATTGTAAATGGTGTTGAAAGAGTTGTTGTAAATCAACTTCACAGATCTCCAGGTGTTATTTTTAAAGAAGAAGAATCTAATACTGCTGGTAATAAATTAATCTATACGGGTCAAATTATTCCAGATCGTGGTTCATGGTTATACTTTGAATACGATTCAAAAGATATTTTGTATGTAAGAATTAATAAAAGAAGAAAAGTACCTGTTACTATTCTTTTTAGAGCGTTAGGATATTCAAAAGAAGATATTATCAAATTATTCTATCCAATTGTTAATATTAAAATCCAAGATAATAAATTTTTAACTAAATTTAATCCAGAAGATTTTACAGGTAGAATTGAATACGATATTAAAGATGAAAAAGGTAATGTTGTTATTGCTGCTGGTAAAAGATTAACTGCTAGAAAATCAAAAGCATTAGTTGAGGGTGGTTTAGACCTAGTTGAGTACCCATTAGAATTATTAATGGAAAGACATAATGCTTCTACTATTTTTGATCCTGAATCTGGAGAAGTATTATACGATGCTTTATCTCCTTTAGATGAATTAAAATTAAAAAAATTATTAGACTTAGGTTTTACTAATTTTGATATTGCAAATGATTTAGCTGCTGGTGTTGATAATTCTATTATTAATGCATTCAAAGCAGATTCTGAGAGTTTAAAATTACTTAAAATTACTGAAGGTATAGAAGATGAGAATGACTTATCTGCTATTCGAATTTATAAAGTAATGAGACCAGGTGAGCCTGTTACTAAAGAAGCTGCAAAAGACTTCTTGAAAAAATTATTCTTTGATCCAGAAAGATATGATTTAACACGAGTTGGTAGAATGAAAATGAACCATAAACTGGGTGTTAATGTTCCTGAATACGTTACTGTATTAACATACGAAGATGTTATTAAAACAGTTCAATATTTAATTAAAGTAAAAGCAGGTCATGGTCATATTGATGATAGAGATCACTTAGGAAACAGAAGAATTAGAGCTATTGGTGAATTACTTGCTAATGAATTGCATTCAGGTCTTATTAAAATGCAAAAAGCTATTAGAGACAAAATGACTACTTTATCAGGTACTCTAGAAGATATTATGCCTCATGATTTAGTTAACTCTAAAATGATTACTTCTACTATTACTGAGTTTTTTACATCTGGACAATTGTCACAATTTATGGATCAAACAAACCCATTATCAGAAGTTACTCATAAAAGAAGATTATCTGCACTTGGTGAAGGTGGACTTGTTAAAGAGAGAGCTGGATTTGAAGTAAGAGATGTTCATCCTACTCACTACGGTAGAATCTGTCCTGTTGAGACTCCTGAGGGTCAAAATATTGGTTTAATTAATACTCTGGCTACTTTTGCAAAAGTAAATCCTTTAGGTTTTATTGAAGCACCTTATAAAAAAGTAATTGATGGAATGGTAACGAATGAGATTACTTATTTTACAGCATCACAAGAAGAGGGATTATTTATTGCACCTGGTTCTACTAAAGTGGATGATAAAGGTAAAATTTTAGAAAATCTTGTAGAAATTAGACAAGATGGTGAGATTTTATTGGTTGAAAAATCAAAAGTAGATTTAATTGATATTTCTTCTCAAATGGTTATGGGTGTTGCTGCTTCATTAATTCCATTCTTAGAACATGATGATGCCAATAGAGCACTTATGGGATCAAATATGATGAGACAAGCTGTTCCATTATTAAGACCTAATGCTCCTGTAGTTGGAACGGGTTTAGAAAAAACTGTTTGTAGAGATGCTTGGGAAGCTATTAAAGCTGATCGTCCTGGTATTGTAGAAAAAGCAGATTCTAAAAATATTTATGTTCTTGGTCAAGATGAAGATGGTGCTTTTATTGATAGATATGAAGTACATAAAAATGTAAGAACAAATAATAATACTTCTTTTGGTCAACGAACATCTGTTAAAGCTGGAGATAAAGTAGAAGCTGGACAAGTTATTGCTGATGGTCCTGCAATGGACAGAGGTGAATTAGCTGTTGGTGTTAATGCTATGGTTGCATTTATGCCTTGGAATGGTTATAACTATGAAGATGCTATTGTTTTATCTCAAAAACTTATTAAAGAAGATTCATTTACTTCTATTCATATTTATGAAAAAGAATTAGAATGTAGAGAGTTAAAACATGGAAATGAAGAAATCACTAGAGATTTACCTGGTGTTAAAGAAGAAAGTATTACTCACTTAGATGGTTCTGGAATCATTAAAGTAGGTACATATATTAGACCTGGAATGATTATGGTTGGAAAAGTTTCTCCTAAAGGTGAAATCAAACCAACTCCTGAAGAAAGACTATTAAGAGCAATCTTTGGTGAAAAAGCAGGACATGTAATTAATAAATCTTTATATGCTTCTACTTCTATGGAAGGAACTGTTGTTGATGTTAAAGTATTCACTAAAAAAGGATACGAAAAAGATGAAAGAGCCGTTGCTGAAATTGAAGCTGAAAAAGCGGAACTTGATTTAAGACATCATGATAAACTTCTTATGTTAGATAGAGAAGAAATTCTTAAAATCAATGGTTTATTAGCAGAAAGCTTATTATCTAAAGATTTAGAATTAGATGAAAAAGAATATAAAAAAGGTTCAAAAATTTCTCTTGAAGCTTTAGGTAATGTAAACCGTTTTGCTATGAAAAAAGTAGTAGCATCATTTGATGGCGCTGTTGAAAAACGTTACAATACAATTAAAGAACATTTTATTAAACAAAAAACTGAACTAAGAGAAGAACATGAAGAAAAATTAATTGTTATCGAACACGATGATATTTTAGCTTCTGGTGTTATTAAATTAGTAAAAGTTTATGTTGCAACTAAAAGAAAAATTAAAGTAGGGGATAAAATGGCAGGACGACATGGAAACAAAGGTATTGTTTCTAATATTGTTCCTGAAGTTGATATGCCTTACTTAAAAGATGGTACTGGTGTTGATATTATTCTTAACCCATTAGGTGTTCCGTCTCGTATGAATATCGGACAAATTCTAGAAGTTCACTTAGGTTTAGTTGGTAAAAGACTTGGAGCTCAAATTCAAGAAATATTTGATGCTAAAAAAGAAGAATTTATAGTTGATTTAAGAGCTAAAATGACTTCAATTGCTTCTATCGCTAAACTTATGAATGGTAAAAAATTCATGGATGCTTTAAGCGATGATGAATTAATCGATTATGGTAGAGATTGGTGTAAAGGTGTTCGTTTTGCATCTCAAGTATTTGATGGAGTTCAACAAGCAGAATTTGATAAATTATTTGAATTAGCTAAAATTGATGCGGATGGTAAAACAGAATTATTTGATGGTAAAACGGGTGATCAAATGAAAGAGCGAGTTAATGTGGGTTATATGTATATGCTTAAACTGCATCACTTGGTGGATGAAAAAGTACATGCACGATCAACTGGACCTTACTCTCTAGTAACACAACAACCAGTAGGTGGAAAAGCCTTATTTGGTGGTCAGAGATTTGGAGAGATGGAAGTTTGGGCTCTTGAAGCATATGGAGCAACAGCTGTTCTTAAAGAAATGTTAACGACTAAATCAGATGATGTTGAAGGTCGTACACGAGCATATAGAGCTATTGCAAATGGTGAAAATGTTCCACCTTCAGGTGTTCCTGAAACATTCTTCGTATTGACTAAAGAGCTTAAAGCTCTTGGATTAGATGTTGAAATATTTAAAGAGGTAGAAAACAATGAGTAA
- the rplL gene encoding 50S ribosomal protein L7/L12, with amino-acid sequence MAISREDVLEYISNLSVLELSELVKEFEEKFGVSAQPTVVAGGAAAGGEAAEEQTEFDVVIVETGAKKINVIKAIRALTGLGLKEAKAAAENIPSTIKEGISKEDAEAAKTSLEEAGAKVEVK; translated from the coding sequence ATGGCAATTTCTAGAGAAGACGTATTAGAATATATCTCTAACTTATCAGTATTAGAATTATCTGAATTAGTTAAAGAATTTGAAGAAAAATTTGGAGTATCTGCACAACCTACTGTTGTAGCTGGTGGAGCTGCTGCTGGTGGCGAAGCTGCTGAAGAACAAACTGAATTTGACGTAGTTATCGTTGAAACTGGTGCTAAAAAAATTAATGTTATTAAAGCAATTAGAGCATTAACTGGTTTAGGATTAAAAGAAGCGAAAGCTGCTGCTGAAAACATTCCTTCAACAATTAAAGAAGGAATCTCTAAAGAAGATGCAGAAGCTGCAAAAACTTCTTTAGAAGAAGCTGGAGCTAAAGTAGAAGTTAAATAA
- a CDS encoding 50S ribosomal protein L10, protein MNKQRKSEIIDFLTGEFKGSQAVVVCGYNGVSHKELETLRAAAKEAGATVQVAKNSLVTVAVKNADYGDIELNGNNIFVWSEDQVTACKVADTFAATMKDKFEIKSGIIEGKIASLATVNQFAKLATKDELLGMLLSVWTAPARCLVTGLDNLMKKKEEEAA, encoded by the coding sequence ATGAACAAACAACGAAAATCCGAAATAATTGATTTTTTAACTGGTGAATTCAAAGGATCTCAAGCTGTAGTAGTTTGTGGGTACAATGGTGTTTCACATAAAGAGTTAGAAACATTAAGAGCAGCAGCTAAAGAAGCTGGTGCTACTGTTCAAGTTGCTAAAAACTCATTGGTTACAGTTGCTGTAAAAAATGCTGATTATGGTGATATTGAATTAAATGGAAATAACATTTTTGTATGGTCAGAAGATCAAGTTACTGCTTGTAAAGTAGCTGATACTTTTGCAGCAACAATGAAAGATAAGTTTGAAATTAAATCAGGTATCATCGAAGGTAAAATTGCATCTCTTGCAACTGTTAACCAATTCGCTAAACTTGCAACTAAAGATGAACTTCTTGGTATGTTATTATCTGTTTGGACTGCACCTGCTAGATGTTTAGTAACTGGTTTAGACAACTTAATGAAGAAAAAAGAAGAAGAAGCAGCATAG
- a CDS encoding 50S ribosomal protein L1: MAKVSKRFKALVEKVESKQYELTEAVAMLKELKSAKFDESVEVSLNLNVDPRHADQMIRGAVVLPNGTGKTVRVAVFAKGAKMDEAKAAGADIVGNDELAADIQAGKIDFDVLIATPDCMGIVGKVGRILGPKGLMPNPKVGTVTMDVTKAVSDAKGGQVTYRVDKKGNMQAAVGKASFSAEAIKENIEAFLIAINKAKPSTAKGRFYTRAVVSLTMSPSIQLEPLALMDLK, encoded by the coding sequence ATGGCAAAAGTTTCAAAAAGATTTAAAGCACTAGTAGAAAAAGTAGAAAGTAAACAATACGAATTAACAGAAGCAGTAGCTATGTTAAAAGAATTGAAATCTGCTAAGTTTGACGAAAGTGTTGAAGTTTCACTTAATTTAAATGTAGATCCAAGACATGCTGATCAAATGATCAGAGGTGCAGTTGTTCTTCCAAATGGTACTGGTAAAACTGTTAGAGTTGCAGTTTTTGCTAAAGGTGCTAAAATGGACGAAGCAAAAGCAGCAGGTGCTGATATTGTTGGTAATGATGAATTAGCAGCTGATATTCAAGCGGGTAAAATTGATTTTGATGTATTAATTGCAACTCCTGATTGTATGGGTATTGTTGGAAAAGTAGGAAGAATCTTAGGACCAAAAGGTTTAATGCCTAATCCTAAAGTTGGTACTGTAACTATGGACGTAACTAAAGCTGTTTCTGACGCTAAAGGTGGTCAAGTTACATATAGAGTTGATAAAAAAGGGAATATGCAAGCAGCTGTAGGAAAAGCATCTTTTTCTGCTGAAGCAATCAAAGAAAATATTGAAGCATTTTTAATTGCAATCAATAAAGCTAAACCTTCAACTGCAAAAGGTAGATTTTATACTAGAGCAGTTGTATCTTTAACTATGAGTCCATCGATTCAATTAGAGCCATTAGCATTAATGGACCTTAAATAA
- the rplK gene encoding 50S ribosomal protein L11, protein MAKKIAGILKLQIPAGAANPSPPVGPALGQRGVNIMEFCKAFNEKTKSQAGFKIPVVITIYADKSFTFELKQPPMTDLIKKVAGIKKGSENPAKNKIAKLTKEQVLEIVKMKISDLNTNDVEQAAKIVAGSAKSMGVEVE, encoded by the coding sequence ATGGCAAAAAAAATAGCGGGAATTTTAAAACTTCAAATACCAGCTGGAGCTGCTAACCCATCACCACCAGTAGGACCTGCATTAGGTCAAAGAGGCGTAAATATCATGGAATTCTGTAAAGCATTCAATGAAAAAACAAAATCACAAGCAGGTTTTAAAATCCCAGTTGTAATTACTATTTATGCTGATAAAAGTTTTACATTTGAGTTAAAACAACCACCTATGACTGATTTAATTAAAAAAGTTGCAGGAATCAAAAAAGGTTCTGAAAATCCAGCAAAAAATAAAATTGCTAAATTAACAAAAGAACAAGTATTAGAAATCGTTAAAATGAAAATTTCGGATTTAAATACAAATGATGTAGAACAAGCTGCTAAAATTGTAGCTGGTTCTGCTAAATCTATGGGAGTTGAAGTAGAATAA
- the nusG gene encoding transcription termination/antitermination protein NusG, translating to MAHQWYAIQTHSGSELTVKRALETLAKEMGDDQILKVLVPTEDLIEVRRGVKSIVEKPLYPAYAFAQIDLDTALWHKIQSMSKVGRFIGESKRPTPLTDKDVAAILDKVENRAAARPKVSFEEGEMLRIKEGPFANFNGVVEDFDLGSGIIKLNVSIFGRNTPVEISYTQVERVV from the coding sequence ATGGCACACCAATGGTACGCAATACAAACTCACTCTGGAAGTGAACTTACTGTTAAAAGAGCACTTGAAACACTTGCTAAAGAAATGGGAGATGATCAAATACTAAAAGTATTGGTTCCCACTGAAGATTTAATTGAAGTAAGACGTGGAGTTAAATCAATAGTTGAAAAACCTTTATATCCAGCATATGCTTTTGCACAAATTGATCTTGATACTGCTTTATGGCATAAAATTCAATCAATGTCTAAAGTTGGACGATTTATTGGTGAGTCTAAACGACCTACACCTTTAACAGATAAAGATGTTGCAGCTATCTTAGACAAGGTAGAAAACAGAGCAGCAGCCAGACCAAAAGTATCTTTTGAAGAGGGTGAAATGTTACGAATTAAAGAAGGACCATTTGCTAACTTTAATGGAGTAGTAGAAGACTTTGATTTAGGTTCAGGAATCATTAAATTAAATGTTTCTATTTTTGGAAGAAATACACCAGTAGAAATCTCTTATACTCAAGTTGAACGAGTAGTATAA
- the secE gene encoding preprotein translocase subunit SecE, with protein sequence MSKLKNYYKNAKDEIQKVIFPIKEQVRTAFISVFVVVTVISLYLALIDAIMSVSLSAIIN encoded by the coding sequence GTGAGTAAACTTAAAAATTATTATAAAAATGCAAAAGATGAAATACAAAAAGTAATATTTCCTATTAAAGAACAAGTAAGAACGGCATTTATTTCTGTTTTTGTTGTTGTAACTGTTATTTCATTGTATTTAGCATTGATTGATGCAATCATGTCAGTAAGCTTATCAGCTATAATAAACTAA
- the rpmG gene encoding 50S ribosomal protein L33: MGNGSAIKIGLKCEESGDINYTTFKNPKTHTEKMTLKKYSPRLKKHTLHKEIKLKS; encoded by the coding sequence ATGGGAAATGGATCAGCAATTAAAATCGGACTAAAATGTGAAGAGAGTGGAGATATTAACTACACTACTTTTAAGAACCCAAAAACTCACACTGAGAAGATGACTCTTAAAAAATACAGTCCTAGATTGAAAAAACATACACTTCATAAAGAAATCAAATTAAAGTCGTAA
- the tuf gene encoding elongation factor Tu, with product MAKEKFERNKPHVNIGTIGHVDHGKTTLTAAISAVLTNKLGGEMMDYDQIDNAPEERERGITIATSHIEYETEARHYAHVDCPGHADYVKNMITGAAQMDGAILVIAATDGPMAQTREHILLSKQVGVPYIIVFMNKEDQLDDEDKEEMLELVEMEIRELLSMYDFPGDDTPIIAGSAFQALETAKKGEEDTWTAKIMELMDAVDTYIPTPKRETEKDFLMPVEDVFSISGRGTVVTGRIETGIVKIGETIEIVGIVDTQTTTVTGVEMFRKEMDQGEAGDNCGILLRGVKKEDVQRGQVLIKPGSITPHTEFRCEAYILSKEEGGRHTPFFSGYRPQFYIRTTDVTGSVTLAEGVEMVMPGDNIEMNVVLVSPVALEKGTKFAIREGGRTVGAGVVAEITK from the coding sequence ATGGCAAAAGAAAAATTCGAACGTAACAAACCACACGTTAACATTGGTACTATTGGTCATGTCGATCATGGTAAAACTACTTTAACAGCAGCTATCTCAGCAGTTTTAACTAACAAACTGGGTGGAGAAATGATGGATTACGATCAAATCGATAATGCACCAGAAGAAAGAGAAAGAGGAATTACTATTGCTACTTCTCATATTGAATATGAAACAGAAGCTAGACACTACGCTCACGTAGATTGTCCAGGCCATGCGGATTATGTTAAGAATATGATTACTGGTGCTGCTCAAATGGATGGTGCTATTTTAGTTATTGCTGCGACTGATGGTCCTATGGCACAAACTAGAGAACATATCTTATTATCTAAACAAGTTGGTGTTCCTTACATCATTGTTTTCATGAACAAAGAAGATCAATTAGACGACGAAGATAAAGAAGAAATGTTAGAATTAGTTGAAATGGAAATCAGAGAGTTATTATCTATGTATGACTTCCCAGGTGACGATACTCCAATTATTGCTGGTTCTGCTTTTCAAGCATTAGAAACTGCAAAAAAAGGTGAAGAAGATACTTGGACTGCTAAAATTATGGAATTAATGGATGCTGTTGATACTTACATCCCAACTCCAAAAAGAGAAACTGAAAAAGATTTCTTAATGCCTGTAGAAGATGTTTTCTCTATCTCAGGAAGAGGAACAGTTGTAACTGGTAGAATTGAAACTGGTATCGTTAAAATTGGTGAAACAATTGAAATCGTAGGTATCGTTGATACTCAAACTACTACTGTAACTGGTGTTGAAATGTTCCGTAAAGAAATGGATCAGGGAGAAGCTGGAGACAATTGTGGTATTCTTTTAAGAGGTGTTAAAAAAGAAGACGTACAAAGAGGTCAAGTTTTAATTAAGCCAGGTTCAATTACGCCTCATACTGAATTCAGATGTGAAGCCTATATTCTTTCTAAAGAAGAGGGTGGACGACATACTCCTTTCTTTTCTGGTTATAGACCACAATTCTACATCAGAACTACTGATGTAACTGGTTCTGTTACTTTAGCAGAAGGTGTTGAAATGGTTATGCCTGGAGATAACATTGAAATGAATGTTGTTTTAGTTTCTCCTGTTGCTTTAGAAAAAGGTACTAAGTTTGCTATCCGTGAGGGTGGACGTACTGTTGGTGCTGGTGTTGTTGCCGAAATAACTAAGTAG
- a CDS encoding UDP-N-acetylmuramoyl-L-alanine--D-glutamate ligase, with amino-acid sequence MENKTIRVLGKGITAQAIKKKFDNVILYDESDFSSYDKKSQDITVVSPGIPPYNKMLKDCNNIQSDYDLFSSVMPYSIWISGTNGKTTTTQMLQHLLEDKGSVYGGNIGVPLCSLDEKKNIWILETSSFTLHYTNKAKPNLYILLPISEDHISWHGSYDEYIKAKLKPLDSMLEGEIAIIPEVYKDYPSKACKITYQNAQDLCDEFGIIKNEVDFKEPFLLDALLAMACKIILFDEKDYKKINTFVIDEHKLEELRDEKNRLWVNDTKGTNIDATMSGLGSYKGKKIYLILGGDDKGANLRPLFDFLQDFNIEIFIIGSNFKRLITLCKEYSFMYFYEGNYIKTLEKIDSKLDLESVGILSPAASSLDQFTSYAQRGNIFKEFVRNLRLN; translated from the coding sequence ATGGAAAATAAAACAATAAGAGTCTTGGGTAAAGGAATAACTGCCCAAGCTATCAAAAAGAAGTTTGACAATGTAATCTTATACGATGAAAGTGATTTTTCATCCTATGACAAAAAATCACAAGATATTACAGTGGTAAGTCCTGGAATCCCACCTTATAACAAAATGTTAAAAGACTGTAATAATATTCAAAGTGATTATGACTTATTCTCTTCTGTTATGCCTTATAGTATTTGGATATCTGGAACGAATGGTAAAACAACTACTACTCAAATGTTGCAGCATTTATTAGAAGATAAAGGTTCTGTATACGGAGGAAATATTGGTGTTCCTTTGTGTTCACTTGATGAGAAAAAAAATATATGGATTCTTGAAACCTCTTCTTTTACCTTGCATTATACCAATAAAGCCAAACCCAATTTATATATCCTCTTGCCTATTTCAGAAGATCATATTTCTTGGCATGGTTCTTATGATGAATATATTAAAGCCAAACTAAAACCTCTTGATTCTATGCTTGAAGGCGAAATAGCAATTATTCCTGAAGTTTATAAAGATTATCCAAGCAAAGCCTGTAAGATTACTTATCAAAATGCGCAAGATCTTTGTGATGAATTTGGAATCATTAAAAACGAGGTAGATTTTAAAGAGCCTTTTTTATTAGATGCACTTTTAGCCATGGCATGTAAAATAATTCTATTTGATGAAAAAGATTATAAAAAAATAAATACCTTTGTAATCGATGAACACAAATTAGAAGAGCTTAGAGATGAAAAAAACCGTTTATGGGTGAATGATACTAAGGGTACAAATATTGACGCTACAATGAGCGGTTTGGGCTCTTATAAGGGTAAAAAAATATATTTAATTTTAGGTGGAGATGATAAAGGTGCAAATTTAAGACCTTTATTTGATTTTTTACAAGACTTTAATATTGAAATATTTATCATAGGAAGTAATTTCAAGCGTTTGATTACTTTATGCAAAGAATATTCTTTTATGTATTTTTATGAAGGAAATTATATCAAAACATTGGAAAAAATTGATTCAAAACTGGATTTAGAATCGGTTGGAATCCTCTCTCCTGCTGCTTCATCGTTGGATCAATTTACATCTTATGCGCAAAGAGGAAATATATTTAAAGAATTTGTCCGAAATTTAAGGTTAAATTAA